From Verrucomicrobia bacterium S94, the proteins below share one genomic window:
- a CDS encoding tetratricopeptide repeat protein has product MKFFCRSYGHALKTVLLAVALSAGTVFAQDYTSMGITDLVGTADRMLQRGDYRAAIPALKEVINRTAPLTDPQGKETCQTCRFQLARAYYQVGDTPAGVKVLDEYLANEPRKRERMALRMMAQGFFDTEEWDKIEEISSRLLTFPDLEKEDLYNANLLLGQARFRLEKWAESVEPLAYVADHAQDPRIEQLCQIMVVRALVEAENWRQLFGWVQRVYRTEAKYDITLNLTLMKAGKARFEDEDFLNALLLYRMVLPREQLVDYADKRIEALSSKLDADIKRGIPEGDIAERRKEIENIRESKKVLEDLPPYEDEVTFRIGQIYAEVKRYWEGYVLFDELYQSGQSSEIAEASMLQSVLILYDIGQTERAKQRILSYLQEKPNGQYVRALLSMLLRDNLIKQNFSDVIEMQENIEALPESDDPEERELQSDIYYMLAFGYFQNQNYKAAGEQFGIIIDNYPQSSHFGDAVYYRGMTYMMQANYAMALKDFQRYQKENEYGEHLSASLFREGVCRFGLEEIAEAEAVFTKFIEKFPEDVLISEAYSMRGDIEAAKEATNEDPYTLDRALADYRNGIDKATTAAQASYAAFQAAKVYKLEYKWQEIIDLMNYYQDRWEEQADVAESTFWKGQAQIELDQVGEAVEAYLDAIERFGNEAEQIGVDKIIHELVKISNVHLSDEDRDSLALKVKLKLTNIDPRYEVLRLRLQVTQALLEGDEVAAAFGAELLEDGVPLKLTTPVSLALMCDAAADTGNVEQMRRLSEYFIENFEESDLLWHAYRAKTYMYLAEENYKDVLWSIDEAQSMFGAEPHMGWAQMIKADTEFKMGRLEDAEASYNMIMGVPEWRGPLFAEAMFGMGNCAVAAGDLEKAHSFYQRVYLLFKSYADGDWAAKGYIAAADVLNKLGREEEAVKTLKAMLEDVYTNTNPLAEQVRLQLKKYEGQ; this is encoded by the coding sequence ATGAAGTTTTTCTGCCGTTCTTACGGGCACGCCTTGAAAACAGTGCTGTTGGCCGTTGCGTTGTCAGCGGGAACCGTCTTTGCGCAGGATTATACCTCCATGGGGATAACCGACCTTGTCGGAACTGCAGACCGCATGCTGCAGCGCGGGGATTACCGCGCTGCAATTCCTGCGTTGAAAGAGGTGATTAATCGTACTGCACCTTTGACAGATCCTCAGGGGAAAGAGACCTGTCAGACCTGCCGCTTTCAGCTTGCCCGTGCGTATTATCAGGTCGGTGATACTCCGGCCGGTGTGAAAGTGCTGGATGAATATCTGGCAAATGAGCCCCGTAAACGGGAAAGAATGGCTCTGCGTATGATGGCGCAGGGTTTTTTTGATACCGAGGAATGGGATAAAATTGAGGAGATTTCGTCCCGACTGCTGACTTTTCCGGATCTGGAGAAAGAAGATCTCTATAATGCCAACCTGTTGCTTGGGCAGGCCCGGTTCCGGTTGGAAAAATGGGCGGAATCGGTCGAGCCGCTGGCTTATGTCGCCGATCATGCACAGGACCCCCGTATTGAACAGCTCTGTCAGATTATGGTGGTTCGAGCCTTGGTGGAAGCGGAAAACTGGCGTCAGCTTTTCGGTTGGGTTCAGCGGGTATATCGTACTGAAGCAAAATACGATATTACACTTAACCTGACACTGATGAAAGCGGGTAAAGCCCGTTTTGAAGATGAAGATTTTCTGAATGCACTCCTGCTTTATCGCATGGTTCTTCCGCGTGAACAGCTGGTGGATTATGCGGATAAGCGTATTGAGGCTCTGAGCAGCAAGCTTGATGCGGATATCAAGCGGGGTATTCCGGAGGGCGATATTGCAGAGCGGCGCAAGGAAATAGAGAATATCCGCGAATCCAAGAAGGTGCTTGAAGATCTTCCTCCCTATGAAGACGAAGTCACGTTCCGTATCGGTCAGATTTATGCAGAAGTAAAGCGCTATTGGGAAGGATATGTTCTCTTTGACGAACTTTATCAGTCGGGGCAGAGCAGTGAAATCGCCGAAGCATCTATGCTTCAATCCGTACTGATTCTTTATGATATCGGTCAGACAGAGAGGGCTAAGCAGCGTATTTTGTCCTACTTGCAGGAAAAGCCGAACGGACAGTATGTTCGGGCGTTGCTCTCCATGCTGTTGCGTGACAACCTTATTAAACAGAACTTTTCCGACGTAATAGAAATGCAGGAAAATATCGAGGCGTTACCGGAAAGCGATGACCCGGAGGAACGTGAGCTTCAGTCCGATATCTATTACATGCTGGCCTTCGGATATTTCCAGAATCAGAATTATAAAGCGGCAGGTGAACAGTTCGGCATTATTATTGATAATTATCCGCAGAGCTCTCACTTCGGGGATGCCGTATATTACCGCGGTATGACCTATATGATGCAGGCCAACTACGCGATGGCGCTGAAAGATTTTCAGCGGTACCAGAAGGAAAATGAATACGGCGAACATTTGTCCGCTTCACTTTTCCGCGAAGGAGTCTGTCGTTTCGGTCTCGAAGAGATTGCGGAGGCTGAAGCGGTCTTTACGAAATTCATAGAGAAGTTTCCGGAAGATGTGCTGATTTCCGAGGCGTACAGTATGCGCGGTGATATTGAAGCCGCCAAAGAAGCGACGAATGAGGATCCCTACACGCTGGACCGCGCTCTTGCTGATTACCGTAACGGGATTGACAAAGCAACCACTGCCGCGCAGGCGTCTTATGCAGCATTTCAGGCGGCCAAAGTTTATAAGCTCGAGTATAAATGGCAGGAAATCATCGACCTGATGAACTATTATCAGGACCGGTGGGAGGAGCAGGCGGATGTGGCGGAATCAACCTTCTGGAAAGGGCAGGCTCAGATTGAACTCGATCAGGTTGGTGAAGCCGTCGAAGCCTATCTGGATGCGATTGAGCGTTTCGGTAACGAAGCTGAGCAGATCGGAGTGGATAAAATTATTCATGAGCTGGTCAAGATTTCCAACGTCCATCTTTCGGATGAGGATCGCGACAGCCTGGCACTCAAGGTGAAACTGAAACTGACCAATATTGATCCGCGCTATGAAGTGCTTCGTCTGCGGTTGCAGGTTACACAGGCTCTGCTCGAAGGCGATGAAGTTGCTGCAGCGTTCGGTGCAGAGCTGCTGGAAGATGGTGTGCCGCTCAAACTGACGACGCCAGTTTCTCTTGCCCTGATGTGCGACGCGGCGGCTGATACCGGAAACGTGGAACAGATGAGACGTCTGAGTGAATATTTCATCGAAAACTTTGAGGAATCGGATCTGCTTTGGCATGCCTATCGGGCGAAAACGTATATGTATCTTGCAGAAGAGAACTATAAGGATGTTCTGTGGTCGATTGATGAGGCACAGAGCATGTTCGGTGCTGAGCCGCATATGGGGTGGGCGCAGATGATCAAAGCCGATACCGAATTCAAGATGGGTCGACTGGAGGATGCTGAGGCTTCTTATAATATGATTATGGGGGTTCCGGAATGGCGTGGACCATTGTTTGCGGAAGCCATGTTCGGTATGGGCAACTGTGCTGTGGCTGCCGGTGATCTGGAAAAAGCTCATAGCTTCTACCAGCGGGTATACCTGCTTTTCAAAAGCTATGCCGATGGGGACTGGGCGGCTAAAGGGTATATTGCGGCGGCCGATGTTCTTAACAAACTGGGCCGTGAGGAAGAGGCTGTGAAAACGCTCAAAGCGATGCTTGAGGATGTATATACCAACACCAATCCGCTTGCCGAACAGGTTCGTTTGCAGCTTAAGAAATACGAGGGACAATAA